A window from Micromonospora profundi encodes these proteins:
- a CDS encoding ornithine cyclodeaminase family protein, with protein sequence MTLLYADSEVAAALDASTTVDAMRAALVAAYEGRLVAPPRAAAPLGGGRLMFTAGHLVDEWYGFRSYDTFGHPEGEQLVVLHDAHTGAVRAVAVGEELGSRRTGGLGGVAVDALARPDAATVGVIGSGRQAWTQVWATAAVRPLREVVVHSRSAARRDAFAARVRAELGVPARPVADPGAAVRGRDVVVLATTSVTPVLRAADLSPGTHVNAVGFKQRDRSEFGTDLLDVAELLVTDSPAQAADYRPPMLAAEPPYTRRLRDLGGIVAGAVAGRTSADQVSVFCSTGLAGTEVFLLDALTRVPVATR encoded by the coding sequence ATGACCCTGCTGTACGCCGACTCCGAGGTCGCCGCCGCGCTGGACGCCAGCACCACCGTCGACGCCATGCGCGCCGCCCTGGTGGCCGCGTACGAGGGACGGCTGGTCGCCCCACCACGGGCCGCCGCCCCGCTCGGTGGAGGGCGGCTGATGTTCACCGCGGGGCACCTGGTCGACGAGTGGTACGGCTTCCGCTCGTACGACACCTTCGGACACCCGGAGGGCGAGCAGTTGGTGGTGCTGCACGACGCCCACACCGGCGCCGTCCGGGCCGTGGCGGTCGGCGAGGAGCTGGGATCCCGACGTACCGGTGGGTTGGGTGGTGTCGCCGTCGACGCCCTGGCCCGACCGGACGCGGCGACAGTTGGCGTGATCGGCTCCGGCCGGCAGGCGTGGACCCAGGTGTGGGCGACCGCCGCCGTACGCCCGCTGCGCGAGGTGGTGGTGCACAGCCGCTCGGCAGCCCGGCGGGACGCCTTCGCCGCCCGGGTCCGCGCCGAACTGGGCGTGCCGGCCCGCCCGGTCGCCGACCCTGGCGCGGCGGTGCGTGGGCGCGACGTTGTGGTGCTCGCCACCACGAGCGTGACCCCGGTGCTGCGCGCCGCCGACCTGAGCCCCGGCACACACGTCAACGCTGTCGGCTTCAAGCAGCGCGACCGCAGCGAGTTCGGCACCGACCTGCTGGACGTCGCCGAGCTGCTGGTCACCGACTCGCCGGCCCAGGCGGCCGACTACCGGCCGCCGATGCTCGCCGCCGAACCCCCGTACACCCGGCGGTTGCGCGACCTGGGCGGGATCGTTGCCGGCGCGGTAGCCGGCCGGACCTCGGCGGACCAGGTCTCCGTCTTCTGCTCCACAGGGTTGGCCGGCACCGAGGTCTTCCTGCTCGACGCGCTGACCCGGGTCCCGGTTGCCACCCGCTGA
- a CDS encoding DMT family transporter → MAWLVLVISGLLETAWAIALDRSAGFSRLVPSVVFVVTLVLSMGGLSYALREIPVGTGYAVWVGIGAVGTALVGMLALGESASLPRLLCLLLVVSGVVGLKFFH, encoded by the coding sequence ATGGCCTGGCTGGTGCTGGTGATCTCGGGACTGCTGGAAACCGCCTGGGCGATCGCCCTGGACCGAAGCGCCGGGTTCAGCCGGCTCGTCCCGTCAGTGGTGTTCGTGGTGACCCTCGTGCTGAGCATGGGCGGGCTGTCGTACGCGCTGCGGGAGATCCCGGTCGGCACCGGATACGCGGTCTGGGTCGGCATCGGCGCGGTGGGCACCGCTCTGGTCGGGATGCTGGCGCTCGGCGAGTCGGCGAGCCTGCCCCGGCTTCTCTGCCTCCTGCTTGTGGTGTCGGGCGTGGTCGGCCTGAAGTTCTTCCACTGA